GTGAAGTGACGTTACTTTGCCCTTTCACTGGCTATCAACAAATATTGAGAGTCGACTGCGTATTGCGTTAATTATCAGCTCAGCAGGTAATTTAAAATGTGACGATGCACCAGAAATAAAATGAATCGCTCACTTTCGGATTTTAGCCTACAAGCCACGTAAAATCTGACTTGTCGCCACTATCCGCAGATCGGTAATATTTTTTATTGCGGTGAAAAATCAATCAACCCTGGAAAAGAAATGCTATTACCTAACTTTTAGATTAGCAATTGAGATATATTCTTCCTTGCGACTTTTTTATCATTTTAATTATTCTCATTACCTGCATAAATAATCATTGCCAAAAATAAGGAATTGCCCGTGATAATTCTCTACGGTATTAAAAACTGCGACACAATCAAGAAAGCACGCCGTTGGCTGGAGACTCAGGGCGTGGAATACAAGTTTCATGACTATCGCGTCGACGGTTTAAATGCTGAACTATTGAATAGTTTCATCACGGAACTAGGTTGGGAGGCGCTGCTTAATACTCGCGGAACCACCTGGCGCAAACTCGATGAAGCACACCGAGCCAGCATTATTGACGCCCGCACGGCGGCAGAGCTGATGCTTTCCATGCCAGCAATCATCAAACGCCCATTGCTCTACGCGCCAGGGCAGCCTATGCTGCTGGGTTTCAATGAATCGAACTATCAGCAGTTTATCAACGAGGTATAGTCCTATGTCTTGCCCAGTTATTGAGCTGACGCAACAGCTTATTCGCCGCCCTTCCCTGAGCCCTGATGACGCTGGCTGCCAGGCGCTGATGATTGAGCGGCTGCGAGCCATCGGTTTTACCATTGAACATATGGATTTTGGCGACACCCAAAACTTCTGGGCATGGCGTGGGAAAGGTGAAACGTTAGCGTTTGCCGGGCATACCGACGTCGTGCCTTCTGGCGATGCCGATCGCTGGATTAATCCACCCTTTGAGCCAACCATCCGCGATGGCATGCTGTTTGGCCGCGGTGCCGCAGACATGAAAGGCTCCCTGGCAGCGATGGTAGTTGCCGCCGAACGTTTTGTCGCGCAGAACCCAAATCATAAAGGCCGCCTGGCGTTTCTTATTACGTCTGACGAAGAAGCCAGTGCTAAAAATGGCACGGTGAAAGTGGTAGAAGCACTAATGGCACGTCGTGAAAGACTCGACTACTGCCTGGTCGGCGAACCTTCAAGCACCGAAGTCGTGGGCGACGTTGTGAAAAATGGCCGTCGTGGTTCACTGACCTGTAATCTCACGGTGCATGGCGTGCAGGGTCACGTTGCTTATCCGCATCTGGCTGATAATCCGGTTCATCGCGCAGCGCCTATGCTGAATGAGCTGGTCACTATTGAGTGGGATAAGGGCAATGAATTTTTCCCGGCGACCAGCATG
This genomic window from Buttiauxella gaviniae contains:
- a CDS encoding ArsC family reductase codes for the protein MIILYGIKNCDTIKKARRWLETQGVEYKFHDYRVDGLNAELLNSFITELGWEALLNTRGTTWRKLDEAHRASIIDARTAAELMLSMPAIIKRPLLYAPGQPMLLGFNESNYQQFINEV
- the dapE gene encoding succinyl-diaminopimelate desuccinylase; amino-acid sequence: MSCPVIELTQQLIRRPSLSPDDAGCQALMIERLRAIGFTIEHMDFGDTQNFWAWRGKGETLAFAGHTDVVPSGDADRWINPPFEPTIRDGMLFGRGAADMKGSLAAMVVAAERFVAQNPNHKGRLAFLITSDEEASAKNGTVKVVEALMARRERLDYCLVGEPSSTEVVGDVVKNGRRGSLTCNLTVHGVQGHVAYPHLADNPVHRAAPMLNELVTIEWDKGNEFFPATSMQIANVQAGTGSNNVIPGDLFVQFNFRFSTEVTDEDIKQRVIALLDKYQLRYTLDWWLSGQPFLTSRGKLVDAVVNAVEHYNEIRPQLLTTGGTSDGRFIARMGAQVVELGPVNATIHKINECVNAADLQLLARMYQRIMEQLVA